Proteins co-encoded in one Marinoscillum sp. 108 genomic window:
- a CDS encoding outer membrane beta-barrel protein — protein sequence MIKYFIVVLYLLCWTGANAQYWFGPKVGGHRTDFIYQESTYKSDSFDVSTDYGLQGGVMMIYQASEKYAVMAELIYERINRKVTEKEGSDIEVYSKSVYNYLSVPFSLRWDFGREPTYYYISGGPKLSYWLGGTGEIYLDEFNEARTLDGPLPYDFEFKSKNGGETNHRAVPQANRFQYGLQVGAGVYFDVTTGGRVLVDLRHSFGHSNMGFNGNPDFSFETYQENFRYRNYTLSLSVAYLFEYDVQLQRKGMSTIRESNKSKKK from the coding sequence ATGATCAAATATTTCATAGTCGTCTTATACTTATTATGCTGGACCGGGGCAAATGCCCAGTACTGGTTTGGGCCTAAGGTGGGGGGGCATCGTACAGACTTTATCTATCAGGAATCTACCTATAAGTCAGATTCATTTGATGTGAGCACAGATTATGGACTTCAAGGCGGCGTTATGATGATCTATCAGGCTTCTGAGAAATATGCCGTGATGGCCGAGCTCATTTATGAGAGAATAAACCGAAAGGTTACCGAGAAGGAGGGTAGTGACATAGAAGTATATAGCAAATCGGTTTACAACTATTTGTCTGTTCCTTTTTCGCTGAGATGGGACTTTGGAAGGGAGCCTACCTATTATTATATATCAGGTGGCCCGAAGCTTAGTTACTGGCTTGGGGGAACCGGGGAGATATATTTGGATGAATTTAACGAAGCGAGGACTCTGGATGGTCCGTTGCCGTATGATTTTGAATTCAAGTCAAAAAATGGAGGAGAGACCAACCACAGAGCTGTTCCTCAGGCCAATCGCTTTCAGTACGGTCTTCAGGTAGGAGCGGGTGTTTACTTTGATGTAACCACAGGCGGACGAGTATTGGTCGATTTGAGGCATTCATTCGGACATTCGAATATGGGATTTAATGGAAATCCAGACTTCTCTTTTGAAACTTATCAAGAGAATTTCCGGTATCGAAATTATACTTTGTCACTTTCTGTAGCTTATTTGTTTGAATACGATGTGCAGCTTCAGAGAAAAGGGATGAGTACGATTAGGGAAAGTAACAAGTCAAAGAAAAAGTAA
- a CDS encoding outer membrane beta-barrel protein: protein MKKIILTLICSLAMLGIYAQTCTQRLNQAEDDYEAGRLLGIPNQIRDCLDSDAFSSEEEVRARKLLTLVYIFTDQEFKAEGALIELLKADPEHRLNPQVDPAELFFLYSQYRTSPVFRISLRLGANSSDPQIIGVYGTQNTVAAPSFYNGKTESGESSYALNDSTTLSGIGGLGIGFWGELLVERHIKNGFEVGFGGQFRLSKYNVDNYLNQQDLSTSVVNQQVYLRTPLLARYTLGYSNRDKKWLPYVYAGGAFDYLLSAGYTSASRVGGTAYTQTSSDLLASNQVNKVNYSFFGGLGVKYRLKTHFLTIEARYDNSRLNYVNGEERYTNSESTFDLGYVESDLSLNFISFSVGYTHSIYSPKKLKEY, encoded by the coding sequence ATGAAGAAAATTATACTGACACTGATTTGCTCTCTGGCAATGTTGGGAATATATGCTCAAACTTGCACCCAAAGGCTCAATCAAGCTGAAGATGATTATGAAGCGGGGAGACTTTTGGGGATACCTAACCAGATAAGGGATTGCCTGGATTCAGATGCATTCTCGAGTGAGGAGGAGGTAAGGGCTAGAAAACTACTGACCCTGGTCTACATTTTTACTGATCAGGAGTTTAAAGCGGAAGGAGCTCTTATTGAATTATTAAAGGCTGATCCGGAACATCGTCTGAATCCTCAGGTAGATCCCGCAGAACTATTCTTCCTTTATAGTCAATACAGAACATCACCTGTATTCCGTATTTCATTGAGACTTGGAGCAAATTCATCGGATCCTCAGATCATTGGCGTTTATGGAACACAAAATACCGTGGCTGCTCCGTCTTTTTACAATGGGAAAACTGAAAGCGGCGAAAGCTCTTATGCGTTGAATGATTCTACTACGCTGAGTGGTATTGGAGGGTTGGGTATAGGTTTTTGGGGTGAGTTGTTGGTTGAAAGACATATTAAGAATGGTTTTGAAGTTGGGTTCGGAGGGCAATTCAGGCTTTCGAAATACAATGTGGATAATTATTTGAATCAACAAGATTTGAGCACTTCGGTAGTCAATCAACAAGTCTACCTGCGAACACCTTTATTGGCGAGATACACCTTAGGATACAGTAATAGAGATAAGAAATGGTTACCCTATGTTTATGCTGGGGGAGCATTTGATTATTTGCTGTCTGCTGGTTATACCTCTGCTTCCAGAGTAGGAGGTACAGCCTACACTCAAACATCAAGTGATCTCCTGGCCTCAAATCAGGTCAATAAGGTTAATTATTCTTTCTTTGGAGGCCTTGGAGTTAAGTACCGGTTGAAAACGCATTTTTTAACGATTGAAGCCAGGTATGACAACAGTAGGCTCAATTATGTGAACGGAGAGGAACGTTATACGAACTCTGAATCAACTTTTGATTTGGGGTACGTGGAGTCAGATCTTTCGTTGAATTTCATTTCATTCTCAGTTGGGTATACACATTCCATATATAGTCCTAAAAAACTAAAAGAATATTGA
- a CDS encoding type IX secretion system membrane protein PorP/SprF produces MKKFLWVILLCFSQFATFSQLLPKVYNQFFMNPYIYNPAYAGVEGHTVLFVMHKEQWGGIDGAPSLSHANFHVPLKGGLAFGAMVYNERAGLYTQSAGKVTGGYLVSIDREHFIRFGLSLGAGNNSLNFGEFDSPTDPAFQGLLTNETFMVGDFGMAYHFGHFNVGVSLPSLFGYDLFTTESATPMHVRPHDNLLFKINYRGHLSDNIAIEPHLIYRYHSYLANQYEATVILHLLHIVWVGASYRQDAGFVGLLGAKFWERMGVGYSYEYGNPNTAALLGATHEIHIGYHLGSKKDHAEHVSSFIKSHRTSAEERAREAELERQKQLQALQKSRQPVQSSKDEDELGLLAGAKKEEPVKAANNWNYEKENEPVERINKFGEKERGIKFDRVNEQGEKEVVFSWLPPPPPGAKEETYEIANPDDEPLIRTRPDGKREAGIKWIRTIDGDRKETLIIWDEILSESAAEAIDHNPAEAHAMKDAKISIKAEVPVKEEPVVKEPEVEVVEEQPVVKQDPKVEPTPEEKVEIAKGDPELTDDFRPLDDYAKSDGHQVAKRGNHLLELPAGNYVVAGVFGSFQNAEDLSDILFERGFHDTKVGFLSARGYYYVVIFNSSNLQRVISEKNRVKNLSGLSKVWVLTVNE; encoded by the coding sequence ATGAAAAAATTTCTGTGGGTTATTCTGTTGTGCTTTTCTCAGTTTGCAACTTTTTCGCAACTGCTCCCAAAAGTCTACAATCAGTTTTTCATGAACCCCTATATCTACAATCCTGCCTATGCAGGCGTAGAAGGCCATACGGTACTCTTTGTAATGCACAAAGAACAATGGGGCGGAATTGATGGTGCTCCATCACTCTCTCATGCCAATTTTCATGTGCCGTTAAAAGGTGGATTAGCATTTGGGGCAATGGTCTATAATGAAAGGGCTGGCTTGTATACTCAAAGCGCTGGAAAAGTGACCGGAGGTTACCTTGTAAGTATTGACAGGGAGCATTTCATCAGATTTGGGTTGTCCCTGGGAGCAGGGAATAATAGCCTCAACTTCGGAGAATTTGATTCACCTACGGATCCCGCTTTTCAGGGGTTATTGACCAATGAGACCTTCATGGTTGGAGATTTTGGTATGGCCTATCATTTCGGCCACTTCAATGTCGGCGTGTCATTACCCTCTCTTTTCGGTTATGACCTATTCACCACGGAGAGTGCCACCCCCATGCATGTAAGACCTCATGACAACCTTCTATTCAAAATTAACTATCGTGGACACCTGAGTGACAACATTGCCATTGAGCCACACCTTATATACAGGTACCACTCCTACCTGGCCAATCAGTACGAGGCCACTGTTATCCTTCACCTGTTACACATTGTGTGGGTTGGTGCCAGCTACCGGCAAGACGCAGGTTTCGTGGGACTCCTGGGTGCCAAGTTTTGGGAAAGGATGGGGGTTGGTTATTCCTATGAATATGGAAACCCAAATACAGCGGCACTTCTGGGCGCAACACACGAAATTCATATAGGATATCATTTAGGCTCAAAAAAGGATCATGCAGAGCACGTATCCTCTTTTATCAAGAGTCACAGAACATCCGCAGAGGAAAGAGCCAGAGAGGCAGAACTTGAGCGTCAGAAGCAACTTCAGGCCCTGCAAAAAAGCAGACAGCCGGTACAGTCCAGCAAGGATGAAGATGAACTGGGTCTGCTCGCAGGCGCTAAAAAGGAAGAGCCAGTGAAGGCCGCTAATAACTGGAATTATGAAAAAGAAAATGAGCCTGTAGAACGCATCAATAAATTCGGCGAAAAGGAACGTGGAATTAAATTTGACAGGGTAAATGAACAAGGAGAAAAAGAAGTGGTATTCAGCTGGCTTCCCCCACCCCCACCGGGAGCCAAAGAGGAAACCTACGAAATCGCAAACCCTGACGATGAGCCCCTGATTCGCACAAGGCCCGACGGTAAAAGAGAAGCCGGTATCAAGTGGATACGAACCATAGATGGTGATAGAAAGGAGACACTCATTATCTGGGATGAAATACTCTCAGAAAGTGCGGCAGAGGCCATCGATCACAATCCAGCTGAAGCTCATGCTATGAAAGATGCCAAAATATCCATCAAAGCTGAAGTCCCAGTAAAAGAAGAACCAGTGGTAAAAGAGCCTGAAGTAGAAGTGGTTGAAGAGCAGCCTGTTGTAAAGCAAGATCCCAAAGTAGAACCTACTCCAGAAGAAAAAGTGGAAATCGCCAAGGGTGACCCAGAACTAACAGATGACTTCAGGCCTTTGGACGACTATGCAAAATCAGATGGGCATCAGGTAGCCAAAAGAGGAAATCATCTTCTCGAGCTTCCGGCTGGTAACTACGTAGTAGCAGGTGTTTTTGGAAGCTTCCAAAATGCGGAGGACCTAAGTGACATCCTTTTTGAGCGGGGATTTCATGACACCAAAGTTGGCTTTCTGAGCGCTCGAGGGTACTACTATGTGGTCATCTTCAATTCGAGCAATTTGCAAAGA
- a CDS encoding cyclic nucleotide-binding domain-containing protein: protein MIKSFLAFLGGEPGEEKPMLLLLGMGFFMGIFLATYQIGSETLFLDILGEPYLDVAFFSAGGAGIISTVLFVYLQKRVNYSSLVVVNLFLIFAFMAVMRAAFEWTSYDGSEGGFQILPFIMFVMIGPITAITLLGFWGIFGRVFDLRASKRIIGGIDTGALTATIIAFFSIPFITQLPFIDSTYDLLFVSAISSFGVLFFTIWIIRDFNVNKATKVEKGDVKPVEVNFFDLIKDPYLRLLSLFLIFSMGASVFVDYTFYSATEIMYPDEQELTNFLSFFSGTVMIMSFLIQSFVNDIIIGRFGLKVALMTMPLILILFTIGGIVAGHIFGYQVKTEEFILFFMFTACAKAFTASLKDALENPAFKLFFLPIDIKIRFDIQTRIEGVVNELATLLAGAAQIALGLLVFFELIHFSYLILGLAGMVVYLSGKLFSQYKVTLQKTLTEQKKALKGEGVRNEQNTINVIRSEVSSKNSDRVISGLRIFEKLEPIQFEFTLLDLLNSRMSKVREYAYKKLDEYLVFEALDIIRKDIKTEGDEAVLKAATACVKNLEAAEAYELNDISIRQLVRSTEAKDRIKGARLLVKSNEDKFLPYLSELLRDINPRVRIAAMTTAGKIRRPEIWPNLVENLHLATYGNSAMSALTHSGEAAFHAIDTSFYKTGQYKATMLRIVQLLGRIGGKSAIDLLWKKIDFPDKKIVSEILLSLSYIGFAARDFQAARIKIAIESEIGDIAWNIKAVLDIPEENEIDMMIRDAFREEDKQNYENIFMLLSMIYDPQNVTLVRENIQDGTTDSITFAVEMLDIFVEEELKPKLLPVMDELKVDDRLAKLQNYYPPEDFESYYDLLLQIINRDYNRVNRYTKALAFYRISNMTGVEVSDDLIANLFNPDHLLLETAAYTIYKLDQSAYHLHTKRLKSGVKKELDKAIVPPVFQGEGEDYHQKLLLIERVLLLKEVPEFKRVSGELITYIAEELDEIRLNEGTTLVDAGESGNTPVYIVVEGNVDVYQNDVLIDQKSRGGLVGHELILDTNKFEYTALTRNRCTLLVLRKEELLDLMSKHIEIIEAYLNILNRVEFEEEEVEIADILLSV from the coding sequence GTGATAAAGTCGTTTCTAGCTTTTCTTGGGGGAGAACCCGGTGAAGAGAAGCCTATGTTGTTGTTATTGGGCATGGGTTTTTTCATGGGTATATTTCTCGCTACCTATCAAATTGGTTCAGAGACACTGTTTTTGGATATTCTTGGTGAGCCTTATTTGGATGTCGCTTTTTTCTCAGCTGGTGGTGCGGGTATCATCTCAACGGTGCTATTTGTTTATCTCCAAAAAAGGGTCAATTACTCTTCGCTTGTAGTCGTCAATCTCTTCCTTATTTTCGCTTTTATGGCGGTAATGAGAGCCGCCTTTGAGTGGACGAGCTACGATGGAAGTGAGGGAGGTTTCCAAATTTTGCCATTTATCATGTTTGTTATGATTGGTCCGATCACTGCTATAACATTGCTCGGGTTCTGGGGGATATTTGGTCGGGTGTTTGATTTACGCGCTTCCAAAAGAATTATTGGAGGAATTGATACAGGAGCCTTGACCGCCACTATTATTGCTTTTTTCTCTATACCGTTTATCACTCAGCTCCCATTCATTGACTCTACATATGATCTCCTCTTTGTATCCGCAATTTCATCCTTTGGGGTACTCTTTTTTACCATCTGGATTATCAGAGATTTCAATGTTAATAAAGCTACTAAGGTTGAGAAAGGAGATGTTAAGCCTGTAGAAGTTAATTTCTTCGATTTGATTAAGGACCCATACCTGAGGTTGCTTTCGCTTTTTCTTATCTTTTCAATGGGGGCAAGCGTCTTCGTTGACTACACATTTTACTCGGCTACTGAGATCATGTATCCTGATGAGCAGGAGTTGACCAATTTCTTATCCTTCTTTAGTGGGACGGTCATGATTATGAGCTTTCTCATTCAGAGTTTTGTTAACGATATCATTATTGGACGTTTCGGGCTGAAGGTGGCTCTGATGACCATGCCACTGATTCTTATTTTATTTACAATAGGTGGCATTGTTGCCGGTCATATTTTTGGGTATCAGGTGAAGACAGAGGAGTTTATCCTTTTCTTCATGTTTACAGCCTGTGCAAAGGCATTTACAGCTTCGCTTAAAGATGCTTTGGAGAATCCGGCTTTCAAACTGTTCTTTTTGCCTATCGATATTAAGATACGTTTTGATATTCAGACGCGAATTGAAGGAGTGGTTAACGAGTTGGCTACTTTATTGGCAGGTGCTGCCCAAATCGCGCTTGGGTTGTTGGTGTTTTTCGAACTCATCCATTTTTCATACCTCATTCTTGGTCTTGCAGGGATGGTGGTGTATTTGTCTGGGAAGCTCTTTTCTCAGTACAAAGTTACTCTTCAGAAAACTCTGACCGAACAGAAAAAAGCCCTCAAAGGTGAGGGCGTTAGAAACGAACAGAACACCATCAATGTGATCAGGAGTGAGGTCAGTTCCAAAAATTCAGACAGAGTGATCAGCGGGCTTCGAATATTTGAAAAGTTGGAGCCTATACAATTTGAGTTCACACTTTTGGATTTATTGAACTCAAGAATGAGTAAGGTAAGAGAGTATGCTTACAAGAAACTGGATGAGTACCTGGTGTTCGAGGCATTAGATATTATTCGAAAAGATATCAAAACAGAAGGTGATGAAGCTGTATTGAAAGCGGCGACCGCCTGTGTAAAGAATCTTGAAGCTGCTGAAGCCTATGAGCTAAATGATATTAGCATTCGTCAGTTGGTGAGATCCACTGAGGCGAAGGATCGAATCAAAGGGGCAAGACTCCTAGTTAAGTCAAATGAAGACAAGTTTTTGCCTTATCTATCCGAACTTTTAAGAGACATTAATCCACGGGTGAGGATTGCCGCAATGACTACCGCAGGTAAGATTAGAAGGCCGGAAATATGGCCAAATTTGGTCGAAAACCTACATTTGGCTACCTATGGAAACTCTGCTATGTCAGCACTGACGCACTCGGGTGAGGCTGCATTCCACGCTATCGATACCTCATTTTATAAGACGGGTCAGTATAAGGCTACCATGTTGCGGATTGTTCAATTATTGGGGAGAATCGGAGGAAAATCTGCTATCGATTTACTATGGAAGAAAATTGATTTTCCTGACAAGAAAATAGTATCTGAAATTTTATTGTCACTGAGTTACATTGGCTTTGCCGCTCGTGATTTTCAAGCTGCTCGTATCAAGATTGCGATTGAATCCGAAATCGGAGACATAGCATGGAATATAAAGGCCGTATTGGATATTCCAGAAGAGAACGAGATTGATATGATGATCAGGGATGCTTTCAGAGAGGAGGATAAGCAAAACTATGAGAACATCTTTATGCTGTTGTCGATGATCTATGATCCCCAGAACGTTACCTTGGTTAGAGAGAATATCCAGGATGGCACTACAGATAGTATCACTTTTGCTGTGGAAATGCTGGATATTTTTGTGGAAGAGGAGCTCAAGCCAAAGTTACTTCCAGTTATGGATGAATTAAAGGTAGACGATCGCCTTGCTAAGCTGCAGAATTACTACCCTCCTGAAGATTTTGAATCCTATTATGATCTATTGCTGCAGATTATCAATAGGGATTACAACCGGGTGAACAGATATACCAAGGCCTTGGCTTTTTATCGAATCAGTAATATGACTGGAGTGGAGGTGAGCGACGATTTGATTGCCAATTTATTTAATCCAGATCATTTGCTACTCGAAACAGCGGCTTACACTATCTATAAGCTGGATCAGAGTGCTTACCATCTTCATACGAAACGACTGAAGTCAGGGGTCAAGAAGGAGTTGGATAAGGCTATCGTTCCTCCAGTCTTTCAGGGTGAAGGCGAGGACTATCATCAAAAGTTATTACTGATTGAACGGGTATTACTTCTGAAGGAAGTGCCTGAGTTTAAGCGTGTTTCAGGTGAATTGATTACCTATATCGCGGAGGAGTTGGATGAGATCAGGTTAAATGAGGGAACTACCCTGGTTGATGCTGGAGAATCAGGAAATACGCCGGTATATATTGTGGTAGAAGGTAATGTGGATGTCTATCAGAATGACGTTTTGATTGATCAAAAATCAAGAGGTGGACTTGTGGGACATGAATTGATACTGGATACAAACAAGTTTGAGTATACAGCATTAACGAGAAATCGATGTACTCTCCTGGTACTGAGAAAAGAAGAACTATTGGACCTTATGTCCAAACACATAGAAATTATTGAAGCGTACTTGAATATTTTGAATCGGGTAGAATTTGAGGAAGAGGAAGTGGAAATAGCCGATATTTTACTTAGTGTGTAA
- a CDS encoding DUF4062 domain-containing protein has translation MDFNKEILLCFSEEDNQPIEGGLKGWVSNFHKFLSTLLSQISRESPEVTLVSESNYQQVEIEKAAVIIAVCSPAFIKNEALIQRLDKHAEDVKNNDRLIIEGVSRLFKVHKAPFNEDKVLPHLDSLISYDFYMVDPLSGEAQEFKRFFGSDAERSYWMKLVDMAYDINHVLESNLSGKSGTAAEVVPMEKTVYLASTGVDMVIQRDIIKRELIRHGYKVLPQHTLSKEVGQLEQMVKEDLHKCRLSIHLIGEDYGYKPKGSDLSVVDIQNRIASNHTYEMVEYNKTAKDKRPFSRLIWVSPDLKNVTERQKIFIEDLKSDAAALEEAEVLQITLQELKAIIREELVTGGRFNKNRREIKGYTHEEEGNAKIIYLIQDKMDTSKTKPLKEFLEKSGFKVVSPSYEGDLVDIRYIHQENLRRCDASIIYFGSAKEAWIKTKLQDLLKAPGFGREKKLQAKAVYFDGQKEVDLEHYKKNKAMVLGMNGGFKPEHLKPFLTKLEK, from the coding sequence ATGGATTTTAATAAAGAGATACTTTTATGCTTCTCAGAAGAAGATAACCAGCCAATAGAGGGAGGTCTGAAAGGTTGGGTGTCTAATTTCCATAAGTTTTTATCAACCCTGCTTTCTCAGATTTCAAGAGAAAGCCCTGAAGTGACGTTGGTTTCAGAATCCAATTATCAACAAGTAGAAATAGAGAAAGCTGCAGTCATCATCGCGGTATGCAGCCCTGCATTCATTAAGAATGAAGCCCTGATTCAACGGCTGGATAAGCATGCAGAAGATGTGAAAAACAACGACCGTCTGATAATAGAAGGAGTTTCCAGGTTATTCAAAGTACATAAAGCACCTTTCAATGAGGATAAGGTCCTTCCTCATTTGGACAGCCTCATTTCCTATGACTTTTATATGGTGGATCCTTTGTCTGGAGAAGCTCAGGAGTTCAAGCGATTTTTCGGAAGTGATGCAGAGCGGTCATATTGGATGAAGCTTGTGGATATGGCCTACGACATTAATCATGTTTTGGAATCCAATTTATCTGGAAAATCAGGAACGGCAGCCGAAGTGGTCCCAATGGAAAAAACCGTGTATCTGGCCAGTACTGGAGTTGATATGGTGATTCAGCGAGACATCATCAAACGCGAATTGATTCGACACGGATATAAAGTGTTGCCTCAACACACCTTGTCAAAAGAGGTCGGACAGTTGGAGCAAATGGTTAAAGAAGACCTACATAAGTGTAGGTTATCTATTCACCTGATAGGCGAGGATTATGGTTATAAACCAAAGGGATCTGATTTGTCGGTGGTAGACATACAGAATAGAATCGCTTCCAATCATACCTATGAGATGGTGGAATATAACAAAACGGCTAAGGATAAAAGACCATTTAGTCGTCTTATTTGGGTTTCACCAGACTTGAAAAATGTCACGGAAAGGCAGAAGATATTTATTGAGGACCTGAAGAGTGATGCTGCTGCTTTGGAAGAAGCGGAGGTTTTACAAATTACCCTACAAGAATTGAAAGCGATTATTAGGGAAGAATTGGTCACAGGAGGTCGCTTTAATAAGAATAGACGTGAAATCAAGGGGTATACGCATGAGGAAGAAGGAAATGCAAAAATCATTTATTTGATACAAGATAAGATGGATACCTCCAAAACCAAACCACTGAAGGAGTTTTTGGAGAAGTCAGGATTTAAGGTAGTTTCTCCTAGCTACGAGGGTGATTTAGTAGACATTAGATACATCCATCAGGAGAATTTGAGGCGCTGCGATGCTTCCATTATCTATTTTGGAAGTGCCAAAGAGGCATGGATTAAAACAAAACTCCAGGATCTACTTAAGGCTCCCGGATTTGGGCGTGAAAAAAAGCTTCAAGCAAAGGCCGTGTATTTTGACGGTCAGAAGGAAGTCGATTTAGAGCACTATAAGAAGAATAAAGCCATGGTTCTGGGGATGAACGGTGGCTTCAAACCAGAACATCTTAAGCCTTTTCTAACCAAACTAGAAAAATAA